A region of uncultured Draconibacterium sp. DNA encodes the following proteins:
- a CDS encoding tocopherol cyclase family protein yields the protein MRTIKQIKALFHPERYHGWRRTQRYFEGWYYKVISADEQQAFAFIPGIAMDEQGKQHAFIQVLDGKAQTAEYFQFAAEAFSAASGSFSVGVGGNTFTGNSLQLALDDYSGILQFKNTVPWPNRWYSPGIMGPYTFVPFMECYHGIVSMDHTLEGTLNIGGKTIDFSGGRGYIEKDWGHSFPSAYFWMQSNHFAQEGISFKASVAKIPWLRSSFVGFIAGLYFNGRLFQFTTYNGTKLLRSLADKQQVELLMENKKYRLEVLAQRDHATELASPLSGIMDGRISESMTSKLEITLSDKKSGEVLFRDTGRNAALEVAGKIEEITLEGSNGEKR from the coding sequence ATGCGCACGATCAAACAAATAAAAGCTTTGTTTCACCCCGAGCGTTACCACGGCTGGAGGCGTACGCAACGGTATTTCGAGGGATGGTACTATAAAGTTATTTCGGCCGATGAGCAGCAGGCTTTTGCCTTTATCCCCGGAATTGCCATGGACGAACAGGGTAAACAACATGCTTTTATACAGGTGCTCGATGGAAAGGCGCAAACAGCAGAATACTTTCAGTTCGCGGCCGAAGCTTTTTCTGCCGCATCCGGTTCTTTCTCTGTTGGAGTCGGCGGGAATACATTTACGGGCAACAGCCTGCAACTGGCCCTCGACGACTATTCCGGAATACTACAGTTTAAAAATACGGTTCCCTGGCCCAACAGGTGGTATTCGCCGGGGATAATGGGGCCCTATACTTTTGTGCCGTTTATGGAATGTTACCACGGTATTGTAAGTATGGATCATACATTAGAGGGGACGCTGAACATTGGTGGTAAAACGATCGATTTTAGTGGCGGACGCGGTTATATCGAAAAAGACTGGGGCCATTCTTTTCCATCGGCGTATTTCTGGATGCAGTCGAACCACTTTGCACAGGAGGGAATTTCCTTTAAAGCATCGGTGGCAAAAATACCGTGGCTGCGGAGTTCTTTTGTGGGCTTTATCGCCGGGCTGTATTTTAACGGCAGGCTGTTTCAGTTTACCACCTACAACGGCACAAAACTATTGCGCTCGTTGGCCGACAAACAGCAGGTAGAATTGCTGATGGAAAACAAAAAATACCGCCTCGAAGTGCTGGCACAACGCGATCATGCTACCGAGCTGGCCTCTCCGCTTTCCGGTATTATGGATGGCCGTATAAGCGAAAGCATGACCTCAAAACTGGAAATTACACTTAGCGATAAAAAAAGTGGCGAAGTCCTCTTCCGCGACACCGGCCGAAATGCCGCACTGGAAGTGGCCGGAAAGATCGAAGAGATAACTTTGGAAGGATCAAATGGTGAAAAAAGGTAA
- a CDS encoding DUF92 domain-containing protein encodes MEAKEKEINTTNSRATRKKAFIVRKLVHLITGLLILLLTYTIERHVLLILIFAGSILSFVTFRFKSWRLIHQTDNKSLGTLFYPLGILLSFLLLADLPLYYFQTALMVLTVSDPLANLSGQINTRNILFRIGRDKKSLYGTIAYTLSNLLVAAVFLPPELLADAFFVVTLLVLAAYCEVISWRGSDNLSIPIGLALFFIFQHNQQPDFLLISVVLTVAGAGASMLYAWKLLTRYGSLAAGLLGFYLTVIAGWNWLLPVLFFFFSSVIFTKIDPSARREKTPSSGRNVWQVVANILWALLSSVLFLVFKNELFIFFFIASVAAVTADTWASEVGPLLNKRSFSVADWKMHKAGTTGGISFGGTLAALTGAFLVSALSYYLFFDTWNWIRISILTLSAFLACFVDTFLGAFVEGKLHKLSFFKKQKTKEAFTPNDVVNLGGSFTAWVFFLVLYVLVF; translated from the coding sequence TTGGAAGCCAAAGAAAAAGAAATCAATACCACCAATTCCCGGGCGACAAGGAAAAAAGCTTTTATAGTCAGAAAGCTGGTTCACCTGATCACCGGGCTGCTTATTTTGCTGCTTACCTACACCATTGAGCGCCATGTTCTGTTAATCCTGATTTTTGCCGGTTCCATCCTTTCGTTTGTTACCTTTCGTTTCAAAAGCTGGCGGCTTATTCATCAAACCGATAACAAAAGCCTCGGCACCCTGTTTTATCCGCTGGGAATACTTCTGTCGTTTCTGCTTCTGGCCGATTTGCCACTCTATTATTTTCAAACCGCATTAATGGTGTTAACCGTTTCCGATCCACTGGCCAATCTAAGCGGACAAATCAATACCAGGAATATCCTTTTCAGGATTGGCAGGGACAAAAAAAGCCTGTACGGGACAATTGCTTACACCTTATCGAACCTGTTGGTAGCAGCTGTTTTTTTGCCTCCGGAACTTTTAGCCGATGCCTTTTTTGTGGTGACGCTGCTGGTTCTTGCCGCTTATTGCGAAGTTATTTCGTGGCGTGGTTCCGATAATTTGTCCATTCCCATCGGGCTTGCACTGTTCTTTATCTTTCAGCACAACCAACAGCCCGATTTTCTTTTGATAAGTGTGGTGTTAACGGTAGCAGGTGCGGGTGCATCCATGCTCTATGCGTGGAAACTGCTCACTCGTTATGGAAGTCTGGCAGCCGGATTGCTCGGTTTTTATTTAACGGTTATAGCCGGGTGGAACTGGTTATTACCGGTATTGTTTTTCTTTTTCAGTTCGGTGATCTTTACCAAAATTGATCCATCTGCACGAAGGGAAAAAACACCATCCTCAGGGCGAAATGTCTGGCAGGTGGTGGCCAATATTTTATGGGCGCTGCTAAGTTCGGTGTTGTTCCTCGTTTTCAAAAACGAGCTGTTTATTTTCTTTTTTATCGCCAGCGTGGCAGCAGTAACCGCCGATACCTGGGCCAGCGAGGTGGGCCCGCTTTTAAACAAACGGAGTTTTTCGGTGGCCGACTGGAAAATGCACAAAGCGGGCACCACAGGCGGTATTTCTTTTGGCGGAACATTAGCGGCACTGACAGGAGCTTTCCTTGTTTCAGCGCTTTCGTATTATTTGTTTTTCGACACTTGGAATTGGATCCGCATCTCAATACTCACCTTATCCGCATTTTTGGCCTGTTTTGTCGATACCTTTTTAGGCGCTTTTGTCGAAGGGAAACTGCATAAGCTATCCTTTTTTAAAAAGCAGAAGACGAAGGAAGCATTTACTCCAAACGACGTGGTAAACCTGGGCGGATCATTTACAGCATGGGTGTTTTTCCTAGTGCTGTATGTTCTGGTATTTTAG
- a CDS encoding prenyltransferase, with product MNENPGILKMIRAPFLSSIIAPIVIGTLWSAGVKESFDVLNFIVVLLIGIGLHVATNVYNDIYDTLQGTDKVNVHRNESSGGSGVLLDNPELMGKMYFLARAGLSIALLGTIALTFLIKNELRVLLWVLFLVSAFFSKYYTAPPFKLAYRGWGEVSVWLAFGPMAILIAAVSQNMAVQPHLLWLMPTTGLSTSSILLVGQMIDLDADREGGKHGVASRMGTRFTSMLYVLVQVALVLNILVLFAGYPGKTWPLLLALLPYILLFPKAAGIILKYHDDPDQLKPGAKLTVLIHLIFSVLMIVGFGLYNFLN from the coding sequence ATGAACGAGAATCCCGGTATTCTAAAAATGATTCGTGCGCCATTCCTGAGTAGTATTATTGCTCCCATTGTAATTGGCACCCTGTGGAGTGCAGGCGTAAAAGAGAGTTTTGATGTGCTGAATTTTATTGTTGTGCTGCTTATTGGAATTGGCCTGCACGTTGCCACCAATGTGTATAACGATATTTACGATACACTTCAGGGCACCGACAAAGTAAATGTACACCGCAACGAATCGAGTGGTGGATCGGGTGTGTTGCTCGACAATCCGGAGCTGATGGGAAAGATGTACTTTTTGGCGCGTGCCGGTTTGTCTATTGCCCTGCTGGGAACGATCGCCCTTACTTTTCTGATAAAAAACGAATTGCGTGTGCTGCTGTGGGTACTGTTTCTTGTGTCGGCATTTTTTAGCAAATATTATACGGCACCACCATTTAAGCTGGCCTACCGGGGCTGGGGCGAGGTGTCGGTTTGGCTGGCCTTTGGTCCCATGGCTATTCTCATTGCCGCTGTCAGTCAGAATATGGCTGTTCAACCACACTTGCTCTGGTTGATGCCAACAACAGGGCTCAGCACTTCGTCGATATTACTGGTGGGGCAAATGATCGACCTGGACGCCGACCGTGAAGGAGGGAAACACGGTGTTGCTTCACGCATGGGTACACGTTTTACCTCGATGTTGTATGTGTTAGTGCAGGTGGCTCTTGTGCTGAATATACTCGTGTTGTTTGCCGGGTATCCGGGTAAGACCTGGCCATTGCTGCTGGCGCTTCTTCCCTATATTTTGCTGTTTCCCAAAGCTGCAGGAATCATCTTGAAATACCACGATGATCCGGATCAGCTAAAACCCGGTGCCAAATTAACGGTACTTATCCACCTTATTTTTTCGGTGTTGATGATTGTTGGGTTTGGACTCTATAACTTTTTGAATTGA
- a CDS encoding NAD(P)-binding oxidoreductase, with protein sequence MNTLVVGASGATGRLLVEDLLKRGEKVTAIVRSTEKLSALLDNKNLTIVKASVLELSDDELAKHVHGCDAVASCLGHNLSFKGIYGPPRRLVTEAARKLCAAIVANKPEKPVKYVLMNTTGNRNRDLNEPISFAQKMVLVLLRLVLPPHVDNEQAADFLRTQIGQHHPTIEWTAVRPDGLTDEDSVSPCEIYPSPTRSALFNPGKVSRINVARFMAELITDNNTWNQWKGQMPVIYSREPENI encoded by the coding sequence ATGAACACATTAGTTGTAGGAGCAAGCGGGGCAACCGGACGATTGTTGGTTGAAGATTTATTAAAACGGGGCGAGAAAGTGACAGCAATCGTACGATCAACAGAAAAGTTGAGTGCATTGCTCGACAATAAAAACCTGACCATAGTAAAAGCCAGCGTACTCGAACTTAGCGATGACGAGTTGGCCAAACATGTTCATGGCTGCGACGCCGTAGCTTCGTGTCTGGGGCATAACCTTAGCTTTAAGGGGATATATGGTCCCCCACGACGCCTCGTTACCGAAGCTGCCCGCAAACTGTGTGCGGCCATTGTCGCCAATAAACCCGAAAAGCCGGTGAAATATGTATTGATGAATACAACAGGCAACCGAAACCGCGATTTAAACGAGCCCATATCTTTTGCACAAAAAATGGTTCTTGTACTGTTGCGCCTGGTGCTGCCGCCACATGTTGATAACGAACAGGCTGCAGACTTCCTCCGTACCCAAATTGGTCAGCATCACCCAACGATTGAATGGACCGCAGTGCGCCCCGACGGATTAACCGATGAGGACAGCGTGAGCCCCTGTGAGATCTATCCATCACCCACCAGAAGTGCTCTTTTTAACCCGGGAAAAGTGAGCCGCATAAACGTGGCCCGTTTTATGGCCGAACTGATTACTGATAACAATACCTGGAACCAATGGAAAGGGCAAATGCCGGTTATCTATAGCCGCGAACCCGAAAACATTTAA
- a CDS encoding GIY-YIG nuclease family protein has product MKKEAYVYILTNSGNKVLYVGVTSNLTLRMQQHKNGFFKNAFTSRYLINKLVYYELFQNLTDAIAREKQIKAGPRQKKIDLVNSRNPEWEDLMLRN; this is encoded by the coding sequence ATGAAAAAAGAAGCTTACGTTTATATCTTAACAAACTCAGGTAATAAGGTACTTTATGTGGGTGTTACCAGTAATCTTACCCTGCGAATGCAACAACATAAAAATGGGTTTTTCAAGAATGCCTTCACATCGAGATATTTGATTAACAAATTGGTTTATTATGAGTTATTTCAGAATTTGACTGATGCCATTGCCCGTGAGAAACAAATAAAAGCTGGGCCTCGTCAGAAAAAGATTGATCTTGTAAATAGTCGTAATCCTGAATGGGAAGATTTAATGCTCAGGAATTAG
- a CDS encoding DcaP family trimeric outer membrane transporter, which produces MKLTSLVISAFCLSIALLLTGLQLRAQDENKTRFEISGQVMTDAGYNFQQINPDYFDVMRPTQLPAFKNEYGSNGNVFFGVRQSLFRVQSFTPTQYGELTIHFAFDLFGSGQNAGETNFHLLYAYAELGMLGAGRNWSLFSDIGGFPNMLEYWGPVGLSLCKNVQLRFIPLNGKNRLAFALEQPGASADEGVYADRIELSDVKPRFNLPDFAAEFRMTRNWGYAEIAGVLRKIEWIDQGNEPYDLSGKAWGYGLNLSSNLKLNENNVLLLQTIGGKGIQNLMNDAPTDIGIKNDFSNTLRPVKGVALPLFSYSCYLNHRWNEKWSTAAGWSAIHTQNSDGQQDDAFRNGRYASINLLYTPLASVMAGVELQWIERENYNDGWTSSATKVQFSLRYVFSEKL; this is translated from the coding sequence ATGAAACTCACATCGCTTGTTATTTCCGCATTTTGTTTGAGCATTGCTCTTTTGCTCACAGGCCTTCAACTCCGGGCACAGGACGAAAACAAAACCCGTTTCGAGATCTCGGGGCAGGTGATGACCGATGCCGGTTATAATTTTCAGCAGATCAATCCCGATTATTTCGATGTGATGCGCCCCACGCAGCTGCCGGCCTTTAAAAACGAATACGGCAGCAACGGCAATGTATTTTTTGGCGTGCGGCAATCGCTCTTTCGCGTCCAGAGTTTTACCCCCACCCAATACGGAGAACTGACGATCCATTTTGCTTTCGACCTGTTTGGCTCGGGACAAAATGCCGGCGAAACCAACTTTCATTTGCTCTATGCTTATGCCGAACTGGGGATGCTGGGGGCGGGTCGTAACTGGAGCCTCTTTAGCGATATCGGTGGATTTCCGAATATGCTCGAATACTGGGGGCCGGTGGGACTTTCGTTGTGCAAAAATGTGCAGTTGCGCTTTATCCCGCTAAACGGAAAGAACCGCCTGGCTTTTGCACTCGAACAACCCGGTGCCAGTGCCGACGAAGGTGTGTATGCCGACCGTATCGAACTCTCGGATGTAAAACCCCGGTTCAATCTTCCCGATTTTGCCGCTGAATTCCGGATGACGCGAAACTGGGGTTATGCCGAAATTGCCGGGGTGCTTCGGAAGATAGAATGGATAGACCAGGGCAACGAACCCTACGACCTCAGCGGTAAAGCCTGGGGCTACGGTCTCAACCTGAGTTCGAACCTGAAGCTTAACGAAAACAATGTGCTTTTGCTGCAAACCATCGGCGGAAAAGGCATACAAAACCTGATGAACGACGCCCCCACCGACATTGGCATAAAAAACGATTTCAGCAATACGCTGCGCCCCGTTAAAGGTGTGGCACTGCCGCTGTTTAGCTATTCGTGCTACCTCAACCACCGCTGGAACGAAAAGTGGAGTACGGCCGCCGGCTGGTCGGCGATACACACCCAAAACTCCGACGGCCAGCAAGACGATGCTTTCCGTAACGGGCGTTATGCCAGCATTAACCTGCTGTATACCCCGCTGGCTTCTGTGATGGCCGGTGTTGAGCTGCAGTGGATTGAGCGCGAAAATTACAACGACGGCTGGACCAGCTCGGCTACCAAGGTGCAGTTTTCGCTGCGTTATGTGTTTAGCGAAAAGCTGTGA
- a CDS encoding IS3 family transposase (programmed frameshift) — MIVIKLYLRIMSRERRTFTREFKLNAVELSYSRENIVELAHELKIRPALLYRWRSEFASSQGASFPGNGNPKMTDEEKEIARLKKELADMQMERDIPKKGSRHLFQERWKIYRFITDNSSMFPIEMMCKVLGVSRSGFYFWLKRKPSKRALENDDLMEQIRVIHKKSKGTYGSPRICEELKKGYVHVSRRRIARLMKKANIRSTTKKRFKCTTESRHQFPVAPNLLNREFKVDQQGKVWVSDITYIRTTEGWLYLTVIIDLCDRKVIGWSTSNTLKTNETVVPAWKMAVTNRPITDNLIFHSDRGIQYACTEFKELLATNPCVKQSMSRKADCWDNAVAESFFKTLKTEWIYRNKYATKKHARVSVFEYIETWYNTQRSHSSLNYLSPEEFGELMNKQKLAA, encoded by the exons ATGATTGTAATAAAATTGTATCTTAGAATTATGAGTAGAGAAAGACGAACATTTACACGAGAGTTTAAGCTCAACGCAGTAGAATTGAGTTACTCCAGAGAAAACATTGTTGAATTGGCACATGAGCTAAAAATACGTCCGGCATTACTTTACAGATGGAGGAGCGAATTTGCCAGCTCACAAGGGGCAAGTTTTCCAGGTAATGGCAATCCAAAAATGACGGATGAAGAAAAAGAAATAGCACGTTTGAAAAAAGAGCTTGCCGATATGCAAATGGAAAGGGATATTC CTAAAAAAGGCAGTAGGCATCTTTTCCAAGAGCGATGGAAAATATACCGGTTTATAACCGATAACAGCTCCATGTTTCCCATTGAAATGATGTGTAAAGTATTAGGAGTAAGCAGAAGTGGATTTTATTTCTGGTTAAAAAGGAAGCCCTCAAAACGGGCACTTGAAAATGACGATTTAATGGAACAGATACGAGTGATACATAAAAAGAGCAAAGGAACTTACGGAAGTCCACGCATCTGCGAGGAACTTAAGAAAGGTTATGTTCATGTATCACGACGCCGTATCGCCAGGTTGATGAAAAAAGCTAATATCCGCAGCACCACAAAAAAACGTTTTAAATGCACTACCGAATCCAGACACCAGTTCCCAGTTGCACCGAACCTGTTGAACCGGGAGTTCAAAGTGGATCAGCAAGGAAAAGTATGGGTTTCTGACATTACTTATATCCGAACCACCGAAGGCTGGTTATACCTGACTGTTATTATAGATCTATGTGATCGAAAGGTAATTGGATGGTCTACAAGCAATACGCTTAAAACCAATGAAACAGTTGTTCCTGCATGGAAAATGGCAGTTACAAACCGACCAATAACTGATAATCTGATTTTTCATTCTGACAGGGGAATACAATACGCCTGTACAGAGTTTAAAGAACTTCTGGCAACAAATCCATGTGTAAAACAAAGTATGAGCAGAAAAGCAGATTGTTGGGATAATGCAGTTGCTGAAAGCTTTTTTAAAACCTTAAAAACAGAATGGATTTACAGAAATAAGTATGCCACGAAAAAGCATGCGAGAGTTTCTGTTTTTGAATATATAGAAACCTGGTACAATACGCAGAGAAGCCATTCTTCTTTGAATTATTTGTCACCGGAAGAATTTGGAGAATTAATGAACAAACAAAAATTGGCAGCATAG
- a CDS encoding N-formylglutamate amidohydrolase — MLHIPHASTEIPDYTGFLLRSDVLQTEIQKLTDWHTDELFVNTSDVAVVAPFSRVFCDVERFTDDSLEPMAKYGMGVLYEKTDNGKPMRELTTAFKAQVLQHYYNTHHRKLTEAVEQELAQQNSALLIDCHSFPDTPLQRDIDQHPQRPGFNLGTDPYHTPPELTRRAQQFFTDRGFTVAINRPYAGTLVPLRWYNNDKRVSSLMLEVNRRLYLKPDTSERSDDFETIKALVHDFLDHIRKSLHQMP, encoded by the coding sequence ATTCTCCATATCCCCCATGCATCGACAGAAATACCCGACTACACCGGATTTCTGCTTCGTAGTGACGTTTTACAGACAGAAATACAAAAACTTACCGACTGGCACACCGACGAGCTGTTTGTCAATACAAGCGACGTGGCCGTTGTTGCGCCGTTCTCACGCGTGTTTTGCGATGTGGAACGTTTTACCGACGACAGCCTGGAGCCCATGGCGAAATACGGAATGGGTGTGCTGTACGAAAAAACCGATAACGGAAAACCGATGCGTGAACTTACTACCGCTTTTAAAGCACAGGTGCTGCAGCACTATTACAACACCCATCACCGGAAATTAACGGAGGCGGTGGAACAAGAGCTGGCTCAACAGAACAGCGCTTTACTCATCGACTGCCACTCGTTTCCCGATACACCCCTTCAACGCGATATCGACCAGCACCCGCAGCGCCCCGGTTTTAATCTCGGCACCGATCCGTACCATACACCACCAGAACTCACCCGCCGTGCCCAACAGTTTTTTACCGACCGGGGTTTTACCGTGGCTATTAACCGCCCCTATGCCGGAACGCTGGTGCCCCTGCGCTGGTACAACAACGATAAACGGGTAAGCTCGCTGATGCTGGAAGTCAACCGCCGCCTCTACCTGAAACCCGATACCAGTGAAAGATCGGATGACTTTGAAACGATAAAAGCGTTGGTACATGATTTTTTAGACCACATTAGGAAAAGCTTGCACCAGATGCCGTAG
- the vsr gene encoding DNA mismatch endonuclease Vsr, giving the protein MTDVHDKKTRSFNMSRIKGKNTKPEMLVRKFLFANGFRYRLNVKTLPGKPDIVLPKYKTVIFVNGCFWHGHKGCKYATIPKTRTEWWLEKIKETQKRDSKAEVELNAMGWRVINIWTCELKTGRENRLNRLIKELKIVENYL; this is encoded by the coding sequence ATGACCGATGTACACGACAAAAAGACCCGCTCGTTTAATATGAGCCGAATTAAGGGCAAAAACACAAAGCCTGAGATGCTGGTGCGGAAGTTTTTGTTTGCCAACGGTTTTCGTTACCGACTGAATGTTAAAACCCTGCCCGGAAAACCCGACATAGTTTTACCCAAATACAAAACTGTAATTTTTGTAAACGGCTGCTTTTGGCATGGGCATAAAGGGTGTAAGTATGCAACCATACCAAAAACGAGAACGGAATGGTGGTTGGAAAAGATTAAAGAAACTCAAAAAAGAGACAGTAAAGCAGAAGTTGAGTTGAACGCAATGGGGTGGAGAGTTATTAACATTTGGACATGTGAATTGAAGACAGGAAGAGAGAATAGACTAAATAGGCTGATAAAAGAGCTGAAAATAGTTGAAAACTATTTGTGA
- a CDS encoding DNA cytosine methyltransferase — protein MSNSKNNIKVVDFFCSVGGVSLGFKQAGIEVLGGIDIDQSCKETYEKNIGAKFLHEDVSELNLKKVGKYFGIRRGQRNLIFVGCSPCQYYSNIKTDKSKSSSTRLLLADFQEFVAYFRPGYIFIENVPGLDSNPESPLGQFKTFLNENGYVFDDNVLNAKYFGVPQNRRRYILVASRIKKKIKLPKEDTDNIITVRNAIGDYRKFPPIVNGTKDRSSYVHSAAALKAINLKRIQATPHDGGSRLDWNDDSLQLRCYRNHDGHTDAYGRLSWDEPSPTITTKFVSYSNGRYGHPEQDRAISLREGATLQSFPEDFEFCSESQVTIAKMIGNAVPPLLAKSIAKSFK, from the coding sequence ATGTCAAACTCCAAAAATAATATCAAAGTAGTTGATTTCTTTTGTTCCGTAGGCGGAGTAAGTCTCGGTTTCAAACAAGCTGGAATTGAGGTTCTGGGGGGAATTGATATCGATCAATCATGCAAGGAAACATACGAAAAAAATATAGGTGCAAAGTTTTTGCATGAAGATGTTTCGGAATTAAATCTTAAAAAGGTTGGTAAATATTTTGGAATCAGACGAGGACAGAGAAATCTGATTTTTGTTGGTTGTAGTCCATGTCAATACTATTCCAATATCAAAACTGATAAATCGAAATCCTCGAGTACGAGACTTTTGCTTGCAGATTTCCAAGAATTTGTAGCTTACTTTCGCCCAGGGTATATTTTTATTGAAAATGTACCGGGACTTGATTCTAATCCTGAAAGTCCTTTAGGTCAATTTAAGACATTCTTAAATGAAAACGGATATGTTTTTGATGATAATGTGTTGAATGCTAAATATTTCGGAGTTCCCCAAAACAGGAGGCGGTATATTTTAGTTGCCTCGCGGATAAAAAAGAAGATCAAATTACCAAAAGAAGATACCGATAACATTATTACAGTTAGGAATGCAATTGGAGATTACAGGAAATTCCCACCAATTGTAAATGGAACAAAGGATAGATCTTCTTATGTCCATTCTGCGGCAGCGCTAAAAGCAATTAACCTGAAGCGTATACAAGCAACTCCTCATGATGGGGGATCCAGGCTTGATTGGAATGATGACAGCTTACAGTTAAGATGTTATAGAAACCATGATGGACACACTGATGCTTATGGTCGATTGAGTTGGGATGAACCATCACCAACAATTACTACAAAGTTTGTAAGTTATTCGAATGGACGCTATGGACATCCGGAACAAGATAGAGCAATATCGTTAAGAGAAGGTGCAACTTTACAAAGTTTCCCCGAGGATTTTGAATTTTGTTCAGAAAGTCAAGTTACAATTGCAAAAATGATTGGAAATGCCGTGCCCCCACTTTTGGCAAAATCAATTGCTAAAAGTTTTAAATAA